In Calothrix sp. PCC 7507, one DNA window encodes the following:
- a CDS encoding TetR/AcrR family transcriptional regulator yields the protein MRVFNSPPPSEAQTRTRILSAAQRLFAAQGFDGTTTRDLAQAAGVAEGTLFRHFPNKKAILVEVATSGWVEILTDLLTELSEMGSYKAVAQVMRRRMWNLQKNAEMMRVCFMEVQFHPDLRDRIQLEVITKMTDVAEAFFQTAMDRGIYRQMDAKLVAKVFLGMFAVAGFSDKTIMEPDASPQEMQQMAEGLAEIFLNGVLVKE from the coding sequence ATGCGAGTTTTTAATTCTCCCCCACCTTCAGAAGCACAAACGCGTACCCGCATTCTCAGCGCAGCACAGCGATTGTTTGCTGCTCAGGGTTTTGATGGCACTACTACCCGCGACTTAGCACAAGCAGCAGGTGTCGCTGAGGGTACTCTGTTTCGTCATTTTCCCAATAAAAAGGCCATTTTGGTGGAAGTAGCCACTAGTGGATGGGTGGAAATTCTCACAGATTTGCTCACAGAATTGAGTGAGATGGGCAGCTATAAAGCTGTAGCACAGGTTATGCGTCGCCGGATGTGGAATTTACAAAAAAATGCCGAAATGATGCGCGTTTGTTTCATGGAAGTGCAGTTTCACCCCGACTTGCGCGATCGCATTCAATTAGAAGTCATTACTAAAATGACTGATGTCGCTGAAGCTTTCTTTCAAACCGCAATGGACAGAGGTATTTATCGACAAATGGATGCCAAACTTGTCGCCAAGGTGTTTTTAGGAATGTTTGCAGTTGCAGGTTTTTCTGACAAAACCATCATGGAACCCGACGCTTCTCCCCAAGAAATGCAGCAAATGGCAGAAGGACTCGCTGAGATTTTTCTCAATGGGGTTTTAGTTAAGGAATAG
- a CDS encoding DUF4332 domain-containing protein, with translation MPHKILTSCDWPIEQLPGLSQDEQSQLKNCGIQTTEVLVKQGRTLEARVALSNKLQIHLQYVNKWLALADLARIPSVGTQYCGLLLHAGIGSVAQLAQTPNHRLHKQIMRFQVATMQRRDLCPAIELVQQWIQQARTIMSAE, from the coding sequence ATGCCCCATAAAATCCTCACATCTTGTGACTGGCCAATTGAGCAATTACCTGGATTGAGCCAAGACGAACAATCCCAACTAAAAAATTGTGGGATTCAAACTACAGAAGTACTAGTTAAACAAGGGAGAACTCTAGAAGCAAGAGTCGCGTTATCTAATAAATTACAAATCCATCTTCAGTATGTAAATAAATGGTTGGCTTTAGCCGATTTGGCGCGGATTCCCAGCGTTGGCACACAATATTGTGGCTTATTATTACATGCGGGTATTGGTTCAGTAGCTCAGTTGGCGCAGACTCCCAATCACAGATTACACAAACAGATTATGCGTTTCCAGGTAGCAACCATGCAGCGGCGAGATTTATGTCCAGCAATTGAGCTAGTGCAACAATGGATTCAACAAGCAAGAACAATTATGAGTGCTGAGTAA